The sequence below is a genomic window from Plodia interpunctella isolate USDA-ARS_2022_Savannah chromosome 5, ilPloInte3.2, whole genome shotgun sequence.
cctcccaATCATTACAGCACTTTAGGAgctgattttataaataaagaagcctatgtttgaccttgTGTCTCTATAGGTACCAAATGTGTATatctataccaaatttcatgaaaatcagtaAAATAGTTTAGCTGAGAAAGTGTGATGCAGACAAACTTTTGCAATGTATagattaacttttattaaaaaagtaaaattacagaatctttatatttttggagatgcaaaaacataaaaacactATTGATtttaaggaaaataatatttaagaataataaCAGATTAAATCTGTATTCTTTGTGTTGTGATAAAATCTCTAAACTTCAAGACATATACAATCCTCATAATTAGCTGCtagtgttataaaaaaaatggttaaatgaaattaacagTTAATTTTCTTGATCTTATAGGGATTGTAAAGTATTTACGTGAGGAAGAGAACAAGGATGTTCGGTATGGTGCTGTTGTCATGGGAGGTCTCACTGGATTAATTTTTGGTCTTAGAGGTGGCTTCATCAGGgtatgtttaatatttgtttataaaaatcatgtaaGTGCAGTCTCTctataaaaagtagaaaataaaggAGGGCACTGTGTCATcgtcatttatttactttttttggCTGGTAACACTGGGTCTATTTATCAGCCAATCTTGACTGTTCGgtattgcaatgacaaaaaatagtaGTTTGTTAAATACTTCTTTTCAACACTTGAGACTGTAAAGacgaaaatgaaattttattttgctatgTAGGTATCTTATATCTTTATGTGAATTTTAATGAACTGTGTGGTTTTTTCTTCAGGTCCGTATTTGAGCCACACTGTCACTGTCTCACAAAGCCTTTGCCTAGCAATAATGCAAAgtaaaaatttgcaaattgTTTCAGAGGGTGATATACACAGGAGTGGGAACTACCACAATGGGCTTGGTGTGCTTCCCGGAGGACACAAAAGAAATTGTCAAGAGCAATGGTGTATTAGCAAAGCAATACATTAACATTGCTTACAATTTCCTGTATGGAGGTATACAATCTTTCATGCCGCAATATTCTACACTAATTAAAACACCACCACATGGAGTGTATGTCCAACATTTTGGCCAATTTTATACGACCTGTGGTCtggtcgtttttttttaaagatgaaTATCTTCTTTATCTACAAATCTAGTTAACTTCAGAGATATGATATCACCTGTagacgtattttttttttcttatttgtcTCAATATTTACCCATCAGTGAAGCCCGGCGACCCTCAGCTGGAGGTGAATTTCCCCGACCTGTCGATACCAAAAGACTTCTCGGAGCTTGTTGACCTGACAGTATCTGTCGCGTCCACCGTCAAACAGGCCGTGATGCCCCCGCCGGCGAAGGAGGCAAGCGACTCTAAACCTTCAGATAAAAAGGATTAGGTCCTATTTTGAGTACGTAGGTCAAAATTTTGAACTGCATGACGGTCATGACG
It includes:
- the Mic26-27 gene encoding MICOS complex subunit Mic27 isoform X1 — encoded protein: MLRKAVFGSSLAAVVPVINAATPLKDVASGPSKPPPMKPSELPIYEAPHAEYVEYQQAKEKEEKPGFVRQALQAPVRAVRESIQTVLAQTESVKNTVSDNYHQVQDKTDWIVKYLREEENKDVRYGAVVMGGLTGLIFGLRGGFIRRVIYTGVGTTTMGLVCFPEDTKEIVKSNGVLAKQYINIAYNFLYGVKPGDPQLEVNFPDLSIPKDFSELVDLTVSVASTVKQAVMPPPAKEASDSKPSDKKD